In Kogia breviceps isolate mKogBre1 chromosome 7, mKogBre1 haplotype 1, whole genome shotgun sequence, a single window of DNA contains:
- the YIF1A gene encoding protein YIF1A isoform X3, which translates to MAYHSGYGAHGSKHRARAAPDPLPLFDDTSGGYSSQPGGYPAPGADVAFNVNHLIGDPMANMAMAYGSSIASHGKDMVHKELHRFVSVNKLKYFFAVDTAYVAKKLGLLVFPYTHQNWEVQYSRDVPLPPRQDLNAPDLYIPTMAFITYVLLAGMALGIQKRFSPEVLGLCASTALVWVVMEVLALLLGIYLATVRSDLSTFHLLAYSGYKYVGMILSVLTGLLFGSDGYYVALAWTSSALMYFIVRSLRTAALGPDSMGGPAPRQRLQLYLTLGAAAFQPLIIYWLTFHLVR; encoded by the exons ATGGCTTATCACTCGGGCTACGGAGCCCACG GCTCCAAGCACAGGGCCCGGGCAGCTCCGGATCCCCTTCCCCTCTTCGATGACACAAGCGGTGGTTACTCCAGCCAGCCGGGGGGATACCCAGCCCCAGGAGCCGACGTGGCCTTCAATGTCAACCACTTGATTGGGGACCCAATGGCCAACATGGCTATGGCCTATGGCAGCTCCATCGCATCCCATGGGAAGGACATGGTGCACAAGGAG ctgCACCGTTTTGTGTCTGTGAACAAACTCAAGTATTTTTTCGCTGTGGACACAGCCTATGTGGCCAAGAAGCTAGGGCTACTGGTCTTCCCCTACACACACCAG aaCTGGGAAGTGCAGTACAGTCGTGATGTGCCTTTGCCCCCGCGGCAAGACCTCAACGCCCCCGACCTCTATATCCCCA CAATGGCCTTCATCACCTACGTGCTGCTGGCCGGGATGGCACTGGGCATTCAGAAAAG GTTCTCCCCAGAGGTGCtgggcctgtgtgcaagcacggCGCTGGTGTGGGTTGTGATGGAGGTGCTAGCTCTGCTCCTGGGCATCTACCTGGCCACCGTGCGCAGCGACCTGAGCACCTTCCACCTGCTGGCCTACAGCGGCTACAAATATGTGGG GAtgatcctcagtgtcctcacGGGCCTGCTCTTCGGCAGCGATGGCTACTACGTGGCGCTGGCCTGGACTTCATCCGCGCTCATGTACTTCATC GTGCGCTCTTTGCGAACAGCAGCCCTGGGCCCCGACAGCATGGGGGGCCCGGCCCCCCGGCAACGTCTCCAGCTCTACCTGACTCTGGGAGCTGCAGCCTTTCAGCCCCTCATAATATACTGGCTGACCTTCCACCTGGTCCGGTGA
- the YIF1A gene encoding protein YIF1A isoform X4 → MAYHSGYGAHGSKHRARAAPDPLPLFDDTSGGYSSQPGGYPAPGADVAFNVNHLIGDPMANMAMAYGSSIASHGKDMVHKELHRFVSVNKLKYFFAVDTAYVAKKLGLLVFPYTHQNWEVQYSRDVPLPPRQDLNAPDLYIPTMAFITYVLLAGMALGIQKRMILSVLTGLLFGSDGYYVALAWTSSALMYFIVRSLRTAALGPDSMGGPAPRQRLQLYLTLGAAAFQPLIIYWLTFHLVR, encoded by the exons ATGGCTTATCACTCGGGCTACGGAGCCCACG GCTCCAAGCACAGGGCCCGGGCAGCTCCGGATCCCCTTCCCCTCTTCGATGACACAAGCGGTGGTTACTCCAGCCAGCCGGGGGGATACCCAGCCCCAGGAGCCGACGTGGCCTTCAATGTCAACCACTTGATTGGGGACCCAATGGCCAACATGGCTATGGCCTATGGCAGCTCCATCGCATCCCATGGGAAGGACATGGTGCACAAGGAG ctgCACCGTTTTGTGTCTGTGAACAAACTCAAGTATTTTTTCGCTGTGGACACAGCCTATGTGGCCAAGAAGCTAGGGCTACTGGTCTTCCCCTACACACACCAG aaCTGGGAAGTGCAGTACAGTCGTGATGTGCCTTTGCCCCCGCGGCAAGACCTCAACGCCCCCGACCTCTATATCCCCA CAATGGCCTTCATCACCTACGTGCTGCTGGCCGGGATGGCACTGGGCATTCAGAAAAG GAtgatcctcagtgtcctcacGGGCCTGCTCTTCGGCAGCGATGGCTACTACGTGGCGCTGGCCTGGACTTCATCCGCGCTCATGTACTTCATC GTGCGCTCTTTGCGAACAGCAGCCCTGGGCCCCGACAGCATGGGGGGCCCGGCCCCCCGGCAACGTCTCCAGCTCTACCTGACTCTGGGAGCTGCAGCCTTTCAGCCCCTCATAATATACTGGCTGACCTTCCACCTGGTCCGGTGA
- the YIF1A gene encoding protein YIF1A isoform X2: MLGIPVTYSGTYKPTGSKHRARAAPDPLPLFDDTSGGYSSQPGGYPAPGADVAFNVNHLIGDPMANMAMAYGSSIASHGKDMVHKELHRFVSVNKLKYFFAVDTAYVAKKLGLLVFPYTHQNWEVQYSRDVPLPPRQDLNAPDLYIPTMAFITYVLLAGMALGIQKRFSPEVLGLCASTALVWVVMEVLALLLGIYLATVRSDLSTFHLLAYSGYKYVGMILSVLTGLLFGSDGYYVALAWTSSALMYFIVRSLRTAALGPDSMGGPAPRQRLQLYLTLGAAAFQPLIIYWLTFHLVR, encoded by the exons ATGCTTGGTATTCCTGTCACCTACTCTGGTACCTACAAACCCACAGGCTCCAAGCACAGGGCCCGGGCAGCTCCGGATCCCCTTCCCCTCTTCGATGACACAAGCGGTGGTTACTCCAGCCAGCCGGGGGGATACCCAGCCCCAGGAGCCGACGTGGCCTTCAATGTCAACCACTTGATTGGGGACCCAATGGCCAACATGGCTATGGCCTATGGCAGCTCCATCGCATCCCATGGGAAGGACATGGTGCACAAGGAG ctgCACCGTTTTGTGTCTGTGAACAAACTCAAGTATTTTTTCGCTGTGGACACAGCCTATGTGGCCAAGAAGCTAGGGCTACTGGTCTTCCCCTACACACACCAG aaCTGGGAAGTGCAGTACAGTCGTGATGTGCCTTTGCCCCCGCGGCAAGACCTCAACGCCCCCGACCTCTATATCCCCA CAATGGCCTTCATCACCTACGTGCTGCTGGCCGGGATGGCACTGGGCATTCAGAAAAG GTTCTCCCCAGAGGTGCtgggcctgtgtgcaagcacggCGCTGGTGTGGGTTGTGATGGAGGTGCTAGCTCTGCTCCTGGGCATCTACCTGGCCACCGTGCGCAGCGACCTGAGCACCTTCCACCTGCTGGCCTACAGCGGCTACAAATATGTGGG GAtgatcctcagtgtcctcacGGGCCTGCTCTTCGGCAGCGATGGCTACTACGTGGCGCTGGCCTGGACTTCATCCGCGCTCATGTACTTCATC GTGCGCTCTTTGCGAACAGCAGCCCTGGGCCCCGACAGCATGGGGGGCCCGGCCCCCCGGCAACGTCTCCAGCTCTACCTGACTCTGGGAGCTGCAGCCTTTCAGCCCCTCATAATATACTGGCTGACCTTCCACCTGGTCCGGTGA
- the YIF1A gene encoding protein YIF1A isoform X1 — protein MAYHSGYGAHGSKHRARAAPDPLPLFDDTSGGYSSQPGGYPAPGADVAFNVNHLIGDPMANMAMAYGSSIASHGKDMVHKELHRFVSVNKLKYFFAVDTAYVAKKLGLLVFPYTHQNWEVQYSRDVPLPPRQDLNAPDLYIPRDVPAPKSTRAPILAPATGWLAWGSPHATPTRPQVLPRGAGPVCKHGAGVGCDGGASSAPGHLPGHRAQRPEHLPPAGLQRLQICGDDPQCPHGPALRQRWLLRGAGLDFIRAHVLHRALFANSSPGPRQHGGPGPPATSPALPDSGSCSLSAPHNILADLPPGPVTPGPHWH, from the exons ATGGCTTATCACTCGGGCTACGGAGCCCACG GCTCCAAGCACAGGGCCCGGGCAGCTCCGGATCCCCTTCCCCTCTTCGATGACACAAGCGGTGGTTACTCCAGCCAGCCGGGGGGATACCCAGCCCCAGGAGCCGACGTGGCCTTCAATGTCAACCACTTGATTGGGGACCCAATGGCCAACATGGCTATGGCCTATGGCAGCTCCATCGCATCCCATGGGAAGGACATGGTGCACAAGGAG ctgCACCGTTTTGTGTCTGTGAACAAACTCAAGTATTTTTTCGCTGTGGACACAGCCTATGTGGCCAAGAAGCTAGGGCTACTGGTCTTCCCCTACACACACCAG aaCTGGGAAGTGCAGTACAGTCGTGATGTGCCTTTGCCCCCGCGGCAAGACCTCAACGCCCCCGACCTCTATATCCCCA GGGATGTGCCAGCTCCCAAGTCCACCCGTGCTCCTATTCTTGCACCTGCCACGGGCTGGCTGGCTTGGGGCTCCCCTCACGCCACCCCCACACGGCCACAGGTTCTCCCCAGAGGTGCtgggcctgtgtgcaagcacggCGCTGGTGTGGGTTGTGATGGAGGTGCTAGCTCTGCTCCTGGGCATCTACCTGGCCACCGTGCGCAGCGACCTGAGCACCTTCCACCTGCTGGCCTACAGCGGCTACAAATATGTGGG GAtgatcctcagtgtcctcacGGGCCTGCTCTTCGGCAGCGATGGCTACTACGTGGCGCTGGCCTGGACTTCATCCGCGCTCATGTACTTCATC GTGCGCTCTTTGCGAACAGCAGCCCTGGGCCCCGACAGCATGGGGGGCCCGGCCCCCCGGCAACGTCTCCAGCTCTACCTGACTCTGGGAGCTGCAGCCTTTCAGCCCCTCATAATATACTGGCTGACCTTCCACCTGGTCCGGTGACCCCCGGTCCCCACTGGCACTGA
- the TMEM151A gene encoding transmembrane protein 151A: MPEGGGGGDGGEVPALIPDGEPLREEQRPLKQSLGSSLCRESHWKCLLLTLLIHACGAVVAWCRLATVPRLVLGPEAALAQGAGGPPPTYAASPCSDGYLYIPLAFVSLLYLLYLAECWHCHVRSCQAPRTDANTVLALIRRLQQAPPCVWWKATSYHYVRRTRQITRYRNGDAYTTTQVYHERADSRSARGEFDYSAHGVRDVSKELVGLTEHAATRLRFTKCFSFGSAEAEASYLTQRARFFSANEGLDDYLEAREGLHLKDVDFRESLMVFADPRSPPWYARAWVFWLVSAATLSWPLRVVAAYGTAHVHYQVEKLFGAGSPAPGAGPSGPPLSRVATVDFTELEWHICSNRQLVPSYSEAVVMDASSGAYLRGCERCRRSVSSNSLPPGRPSGPRLPFSRSRLSLGAGGRATPGVFRSLSGGPLGRRGEDTEPLESPPCYEDALYFPVLIVHGDSGCQGDGQGAP; this comes from the exons ATGCCCGAGGGCGGCGGTGGCGGCGACGGCGGGGAGGTGCCCGCGCTCATCCCGGACGGCGAGCCGCTGCGGGAGGAG CAGCGGCCCCTGAAACAGTCCCTGGGAAGCTCCCTGTGCCGCGAGTCGCACTGGAAGTGCCTGCTCCTCACGCTGCTCATCCACGCCTGCGGCGCCGTGGTGGCCTGGTGTCGCCTGGCCACGGTGCCACGGCTGGTGCTGGGGCCCGAGGCGGCCCTGGCCCAGGGGGCTGGGGGCCCGCCGCCCACCTACGCAGCCAGCCCCTGCTCGGATGGCTACCTGTACATCCCACTGGCCTTCGTCTCCCTCCTCTACCTCCTCTACCTGGCCGAGTGCTGGCACTGCCACGTGCGCTCCTGCCAGGCGCCGCGCACCGACGCCAACACCGTGCTCGCCCTGATCCGCCGGCTGCAGCAGGCGCCGCCCTGCGTCTGGTGGAAGGCCACCAGCTACCACTACGTGCGGCGCACCCGCCAGATCACCCGCTACCGCAACGGCGACGCCTACACCACCACGCAGGTGTACCACGAGAGGGCCGACAGCCGCTCGGCTCGGGGCGAGTTCGACTACTCGGCCCACGGCGTCCGCGACGTCTCCAAGGAGCTCGTGGGCCTGACCGAGCACGCGGCCACGCGGCTGCGCTTCACCAAGTGCTTCAGCTTCGGCAGCGCCGAGGCCGAGGCCTCGTACCTCACGCAGCGGGCCCGCTTCTTCAGCGCCAACGAGGGCCTGGATGACTACCTGGAGGCCCGGGAGGGCCTGCACCTGAAGGACGTGGACTTCCGCGAGTCCCTCATGGTCTTCGCCGACCCTCGCAGCCCGCCGTGGTACGCGCGCGCCTGGGTCTTCTGGCTGGTGTCGGCGGCCACGCTGTCCTGGCCGCTGCGCGTCGTGGCGGCCTACGGCACGGCCCACGTGCACTACCAGGTGGAGAAGCTCTTCGGCGCCGGCTCGCCCGCGCCCGGGGCCGGGCCCAGCGGGCCGCCGCTCTCCCGCGTGGCCACGGTGGACTTCACCGAGCTCGAGTGGCACATCTGCTCCAACCGGCAGCTGGTGCCCAGCTACTCGGAGGCCGTGGTCATGGACGCCAGCTCGGGCGCCTACCTCCGTGGCTGCGAGCGCTGCCGTCGCTCCGTCAGCAGCAACTCGCTGCCACCCGGCCGGCCCAGCGGGCCCCGCCTGCCGTTTAGCCGCAGCCGCCTCTCGCTGGGAGCGGGGGGCCGCGCCACGCCCGGGGTCTTCCGAAGCCTAAGCGGGGGGCCGCTGGGTCGCCGTGGAGAGGACACGGAGCCCCTGGAAAGCCCACCGTGCTATGAGGACGCCCTTTACTTCCCGGTGCTCATCGTGCACGGTGACAGCGGCTGCCAGGGGGACGGGCAGGGTGCGCCCTGA